The DNA sequence GACGCGGTCCGCGCGGCACTGGCCCGTCGCGACGGCACGACGCCCGCGCAGGCGGCGGCGGAATGGTCGACCGCGACGGCGGGGAGGACGCTCGCGCTTGCCGCAGTCTGCGACATGATGGTGTTCTTCGCGGTGTTGCTCACCGGGTTCGCCTACGTCTGGTACCGCGGCGATCTCGATTGGGTGCGGGCGGTTGCCGCGGAACGATCTCCCGCGCGGTAGCTGACCGCGGACGGGGTCCCGGCGTGTGTCGACGAGGCGCAGTGGCGAGGTGGCGATGAGCGAGCGTGGCACGGCGGCCCCCCGAGGGCCAGGGTTCCTCGACCTTCTCGACGAAGCCCTGCCGGGAGTCGTGAGCGGGCGCAACCTCGAGGCACTTGACCCCTGGGTCGAGTGCCCACCGGAGCGCCTGACCGAGTTGTGCCGCTGGCTGAAAACCAACCGCCACGTGCGTTTCGACTCGCTTGAGTGCATCACGGCAGTCGATTGGTTCGAGCCCGATCCGAAGAAGGCGGCGAAGGTCTCGTGGCAGCCGCACCTCGAGGTCGTCTATCACCTCTGGAGCACCGACGCCCGCGTCAGCCTCGTCGTCAAGGTGAAACTGCCGCGCTGGGCGGGTGACGCGTCGGGGCGTCTTCCCGAGCTGCCGAGCGTCGCCGGCATCTGGCGGACCGCCGATTGGCACGAGCGCGAGGTCTTCGACCTCTCGGGCGTGATGTTCACCGGGCATCCCGACCTGCGGAGGATCCTCTGCCCCGAGGATTGGGAAGGCCACCCGTTGCGGCGCGACTATGTCATGCCGCTGGAATACCACGGCATCCGCGGCAAGTGACCGCGTCCCACCCCCGACCCTTTCCCGCCAGCAGGATCCCGACGATGTCGCTTTCGGTGGATGACGATCCGCGGATCATCGAGTTCGACGTCCGCACCGACGAGATGCTCGTCAACATGGGGCCGCAGCATCCCAGTACCCACGGTGTGCTGCGGCTCGTGCTCCGCACGGATGGCGAGATCGTCTCCGAGATCGAACCCCACATCGGCTATCTCCACCGCTGCGCCGAGAAGATCGGCGAGAACCTCACGCCCCGCCAGTGGATTCCGTACACCGACCGGATGGACTATCTGGCGGCGATGAACATGAATCTCGGCTGGGCGCTGGCCGTCGAGAAGCTGATGCGTCTCGAGGTCACCGAGAAAGCCCGGCATCTGCGGGTGTTGATCGCGGAATTGGGCCGGATCTCCAGCCACCTTGTCGGGATGGGTGCCTACGGCCTCGATCTCGGGACGTTCAGCCCGTTTCTGTACGCCTTCCGGGAGCGGGAGAAGATCCTCGACCTGTTCGAGGAGGCCTGCGGCGCGCGGCTGACCTACAGCTACATCACCGTCGGCGGGCTGACGGCTGATCTTCCGGCCGGTTGGCTGCGGCGCTGCGAGGCGTTCCTCGACCAATTCGCACCGGTGATCGCCGAGTACCACTCGCTGCTCACGACCAACGCGATCTTCGTGAAACGCACCGCCGGGATCGGCGTGCTGTCGCGCGAGTTGGCGATCGACTACGGCTGTTCGGGGCCGGTGCTGCGGGGCAGCGGCGTCGACCAGGACCTGCGCCGCGACGGCGAGAGCATCTACACGTCGATGTACGACGGCTATGCCTTCGAGGTGGCCGTGCAAAAGGGGGGACGGTACCCGCGTGACCACACCTATCCCCCCGTCCCCGCGGATGCGGTGCTCGGCGACTGCTGGCACCGGTTCTTCGTGCGGATGATCGAGGTCGTCCAGTCGATGGACTTGGTCAGGCAGGCGATCGACCGCTACGCGTCGTGCCCGGGAACGATCGGCGAGCCGGCCAAGCTGACTGAAAAACTCCCGGTGGGCGATGCCTACCTCGAAACCGAGTGCCCCAAGGGTCAGATGGGCTTCTACCTCATCGGCGACGGCAGTGCGATCCCGTGGCGAGCCAGGGCGCGATCGAGTTCGTTCTCGAACTTGTCCGTGCTCGCCGAACTGTGCCGCGGCTGCCTGATCGCCGACGTGCCGGCGATCGTCGGAAGTCTCGACATCGTGATGGGGGAAATCGACCGCTGACGGGGCCAAGGGTGACCGATGAACGAACCCGAGCAGGGGGCCGCGGAGCGATGCCCCGAGCCGAACCGCGGCGCTGCCGAAGACTTGCGGTTTCCTTCTCCATGGGGCGCATGTCCGGCGTGCGGCGGGGGATTGATCGAGATTCGGTCCAAATTCGTCTGTGGCGCGTGCCATCGGATCTGCGAAACGTGTTGCGAGGGGGAGCCTGCGGGTTGACGTCGAGCGCGATGGGCCGAGACGCCCGGGCGGCGCCGGCCCGGGCGTATCCGGCATGAATTCTCGGCCACTTGTGGAGACCGTGAACTTCATGCACACTTCGTGCGATTTTTCACGAAGTCCGGTTTTCGCCGGGGAATTGCCCACCGGCGGACCGGCGGCCCCTGGCCCCACGCGGTGCGGGTGACGGTCGATGGCAGCCTTCCTTCTCAATCTCGGTCTGCCCGGCTGGCTCGCCTGGTCGATCACGGCGCTGGTCTCGGCTGTCCTGATCCTCAACATCATCGCCGGCGGGGCGCTGGTGTTCATCTGGGCCGAGCGCAAGATCGCCGCCCGGATCCAGGACCGGCTCGGTCCGACCCGCACGGGCGGCCGGTTCGGGTGGCTGCAGTCGCTCGCCGATGGCATCAAGCTCCTCGCCAAGGAAGACCTGATGCCGGAAGGGGCCGACGGAGTGCTGTTCCGCATCGCCCCGTACGTCAGCTTCTGCGCTTCTTTCTGTGCGTTTCTCGCGCTGCCGTTCGCGTTCGATGTCGTCGCCCAGCGGCT is a window from the Planctomycetota bacterium genome containing:
- a CDS encoding NADH-quinone oxidoreductase subunit C; this encodes MSERGTAAPRGPGFLDLLDEALPGVVSGRNLEALDPWVECPPERLTELCRWLKTNRHVRFDSLECITAVDWFEPDPKKAAKVSWQPHLEVVYHLWSTDARVSLVVKVKLPRWAGDASGRLPELPSVAGIWRTADWHEREVFDLSGVMFTGHPDLRRILCPEDWEGHPLRRDYVMPLEYHGIRGK
- a CDS encoding NADH-quinone oxidoreductase subunit D produces the protein MSLSVDDDPRIIEFDVRTDEMLVNMGPQHPSTHGVLRLVLRTDGEIVSEIEPHIGYLHRCAEKIGENLTPRQWIPYTDRMDYLAAMNMNLGWALAVEKLMRLEVTEKARHLRVLIAELGRISSHLVGMGAYGLDLGTFSPFLYAFREREKILDLFEEACGARLTYSYITVGGLTADLPAGWLRRCEAFLDQFAPVIAEYHSLLTTNAIFVKRTAGIGVLSRELAIDYGCSGPVLRGSGVDQDLRRDGESIYTSMYDGYAFEVAVQKGGRYPRDHTYPPVPADAVLGDCWHRFFVRMIEVVQSMDLVRQAIDRYASCPGTIGEPAKLTEKLPVGDAYLETECPKGQMGFYLIGDGSAIPWRARARSSSFSNLSVLAELCRGCLIADVPAIVGSLDIVMGEIDR